One part of the Meleagris gallopavo isolate NT-WF06-2002-E0010 breed Aviagen turkey brand Nicholas breeding stock chromosome 20, Turkey_5.1, whole genome shotgun sequence genome encodes these proteins:
- the LOC100550464 gene encoding ketosamine-3-kinase isoform X1, whose product MLSWALAAAGGMEEALRRELGTAVLRATGHLGGGCISQGQSYETDGGRVYVKSNSKPEARRMFEGEMASLEAILKTETIKVPKPIKVIDLPGVSTLFVMEHLEMRGLNRHSSKLGTQLADLHLHNQQLGEKLKKEESTVGKGQGQMEVQFVDQFGFHTVTCCGYLPQVNDWQTDWVTFFARQRIQPQMDMIEKNSGDREARELWARLQLKIPSLFCDVEIVPALLHGDLWGGNVAEDDSGPIIFDPASFYGHSEYELAIAGMFGGFSSSFYSAYHSKIPKAPGFEKRLKLYQLFHYMNHWNHFGSGYRGSSLNIMRNLVK is encoded by the exons ATGCTCAGTTGGGCGCTGGCCGCGGCAGGCGGCATGGAGGAAGCGCTGAGGCGGGAGCTTGGCACCGCGGTGC TCCGCGCTACCGGGCACTTGGGGGGCGGTTGTATCAGCCAGGGCCAGAGCTATGAGACGGACGGCGGCCGGGTGTATGTGAAGAGCAACTCTAAGCCGGAG GCTAGAAGAATGTTTGAGGGAGAAATGGCAAGTCTAGAAGCCATTCTGAAAACAGAGACAATAAAAGTGCCTAAACCCATCAAAGTTATAGACCTGCCTGGGGTCAGTACTCTGTTTGTGATGGAACATTTGGAAATGAGAGGCTTAAACAG GCATTCATCGAAGCTTGGAACACAACTGGCTGATCTCCACCTTCATAACCAGCAACTTggagagaagctgaagaaagaagagagcaCAGTTG GTAAAGGGCAAGGGCAAATGGAAGTCCAGTTTGTGGATCAATTTGGCTTTCATACAGTTACCTGCTGTGGCTATCTTCCACAG GTGAATGACTGGCAGACTGACTGGGTGACTTTCTTTGCCAGGCAAAGAATCCAGCCCCAAATGGATATGATTGAAAAGAATTCAGGAGACAGGGAAGCAAGAGAACTTTGGGCACGACTTCAG CTGAAGATACCCAGTTTGTTCTGTGATGTAGAAATTGTTCCTGCTCTCCTGCATGGAGATCTCTGGGGAGGAAATGTTGCAGAGGATGATTCTGGTCCAATTATCTTTGATCCAGCTTCCTTCTATGGCCATTCAGAGTATGAGCTTGCAATAGCTGGGATGTTTGGTGGTTTCAGCAGTTCTTTTTACTCTGCTTATCACAGTAAAATTCCCAAAGCTCCAGGGTTTGAAAAGCGTCTAAAGCTTTATCAGCTTTTTCACTACATGAACCATTGGAACCATTTTGGTTCAGGGTACAGAGGGTCTTCTCTAAACATTATGAGAAATCTGGTAAAGTGA
- the LOC100550464 gene encoding ketosamine-3-kinase isoform X2 — translation MFEGEMASLEAILKTETIKVPKPIKVIDLPGVSTLFVMEHLEMRGLNRHSSKLGTQLADLHLHNQQLGEKLKKEESTVGKGQGQMEVQFVDQFGFHTVTCCGYLPQVNDWQTDWVTFFARQRIQPQMDMIEKNSGDREARELWARLQLKIPSLFCDVEIVPALLHGDLWGGNVAEDDSGPIIFDPASFYGHSEYELAIAGMFGGFSSSFYSAYHSKIPKAPGFEKRLKLYQLFHYMNHWNHFGSGYRGSSLNIMRNLVK, via the exons ATGTTTGAGGGAGAAATGGCAAGTCTAGAAGCCATTCTGAAAACAGAGACAATAAAAGTGCCTAAACCCATCAAAGTTATAGACCTGCCTGGGGTCAGTACTCTGTTTGTGATGGAACATTTGGAAATGAGAGGCTTAAACAG GCATTCATCGAAGCTTGGAACACAACTGGCTGATCTCCACCTTCATAACCAGCAACTTggagagaagctgaagaaagaagagagcaCAGTTG GTAAAGGGCAAGGGCAAATGGAAGTCCAGTTTGTGGATCAATTTGGCTTTCATACAGTTACCTGCTGTGGCTATCTTCCACAG GTGAATGACTGGCAGACTGACTGGGTGACTTTCTTTGCCAGGCAAAGAATCCAGCCCCAAATGGATATGATTGAAAAGAATTCAGGAGACAGGGAAGCAAGAGAACTTTGGGCACGACTTCAG CTGAAGATACCCAGTTTGTTCTGTGATGTAGAAATTGTTCCTGCTCTCCTGCATGGAGATCTCTGGGGAGGAAATGTTGCAGAGGATGATTCTGGTCCAATTATCTTTGATCCAGCTTCCTTCTATGGCCATTCAGAGTATGAGCTTGCAATAGCTGGGATGTTTGGTGGTTTCAGCAGTTCTTTTTACTCTGCTTATCACAGTAAAATTCCCAAAGCTCCAGGGTTTGAAAAGCGTCTAAAGCTTTATCAGCTTTTTCACTACATGAACCATTGGAACCATTTTGGTTCAGGGTACAGAGGGTCTTCTCTAAACATTATGAGAAATCTGGTAAAGTGA